Proteins from a single region of Symphalangus syndactylus isolate Jambi chromosome 12, NHGRI_mSymSyn1-v2.1_pri, whole genome shotgun sequence:
- the S100PBP gene encoding S100P-binding protein isoform X4 → MMCSRVPSEQSSGTSLLPKDSAPFSWGSLDEDGLDDSLLELSEGEEDDGDVSYTEEEIDALLKEDDPSYEQSSGEDDGGHVEKGERGSQILLDTPQEKNSSYSLGPVAETPNLFKLPQLSTSSGHGPAHTKPLNRRSVLEKNLIKVTVAPFNPTVCDVLLDKDETDSSKETEKLSSLGEEMTEDGLSPNESKLCTESEGISPSNSAWDGPQLSSSNNNFQQTVSDKNMPDSENPTSVFSRISDHSESPSNMELSCRNGGSHKSSCEMRSLVVSSSSNKQDVLNKDSGKMKGHERRLGKVIPVLQTKTRTNVPTFSQSNLEQQKQLYLRSVIAHIEDPEDTNQG, encoded by the exons ATGATGTGCTCACGGGTGCCCTCTGAACAGTCTTCTGGTACCTCTCTCTTGCCTAAAGACAGTGCCCCATTTTCTTGGGGTTCCTTGGATGAGGATGGATTGGATGACTCCTTGCTGGAGCTGTCAGAGGGAGAagaagatgatggtgatgtaaGTTACACAGAGGAAGAGATTGATGCACTGTTGAAGGAAGATGACCCATCATATGAGCAGTCTTCTGGGGAAGACGACGGTGGGCATGttgagaagggagaaagagggagtcAAATTCTACTTGATACTCCCCAAGAGAAAAATTCATCGTACAGCCTGGGACCAGTAGCTGAGACTCCTAACCTCTTCAAACTACCTCAGCTAAGTACATCAAGTGGTCATGGACCAGCTCATACTAAACCATTAAACAGACGCTCTGTACTAGAAAAGAATCTTATAAAAGTTACTGTTGCACCATTTAATCCAACAGTTTGTGATGTTCTGCTTGATAAGGACGAGACTGATTCATCCAAAGAGACTGAAAAACTCTCTTCCCTTGGAGAAGAGATGACAGAAGATGGTCTTAGCCCAAATGAAAGCAAACTTTGTACTGAATCCGAAGGGATCAGCCCCAGTAATTCTGCCTGGGATGGGCCCCAGCTCTCTTCTTCAAACAATAACTTTCAACAAACTGTCTCTGATAAAAATATGCCTGACAGTGAGAACCCTACGTCTGTATTCTCTCGGATCTCAGACCATTCAGAGAGTCCTTCTAATATGGAGTTATCCTGTAGAAATGGTGGTTCACACAAGTCAAGTTGTGAAATGAGATCTCTGGTTGTTTCCAGCTCATCAAACAAA CAGGATGTTCTTAACAAGGATTCTGGGAAGATGAAAGGCCATGAGAGAAGACTAGGCAAAGTCATTCCTGTTCTACAAACCAAGACCAG GACTAATGTTCCGACGTTTTCACAATCAAATCTAGAACAGCAGAAGCAGCTTTATCTCAGGAGTGTCATTGCTCATATAGAAGACCCAGAGGACACTAACCAAG GATGA
- the S100PBP gene encoding S100P-binding protein isoform X3 yields the protein MMCSRVPSEQSSGTSLLPKDSAPFSWGSLDEDGLDDSLLELSEGEEDDGDVSYTEEEIDALLKEDDPSYEQSSGEDDGGHVEKGERGSQILLDTPQEKNSSYSLGPVAETPNLFKLPQLSTSSGHGPAHTKPLNRRSVLEKNLIKVTVAPFNPTVCDVLLDKDETDSSKETEKLSSLGEEMTEDGLSPNESKLCTESEGISPSNSAWDGPQLSSSNNNFQQTVSDKNMPDSENPTSVFSRISDHSESPSNMELSCRNGGSHKSSCEMRSLVVSSSSNKQDVLNKDSGKMKGHERRLGKVIPVLQTKTRTNVPTFSQSNLEQQKQLYLRSVIAHIEDPEDTNQDKKYWKQL from the exons ATGATGTGCTCACGGGTGCCCTCTGAACAGTCTTCTGGTACCTCTCTCTTGCCTAAAGACAGTGCCCCATTTTCTTGGGGTTCCTTGGATGAGGATGGATTGGATGACTCCTTGCTGGAGCTGTCAGAGGGAGAagaagatgatggtgatgtaaGTTACACAGAGGAAGAGATTGATGCACTGTTGAAGGAAGATGACCCATCATATGAGCAGTCTTCTGGGGAAGACGACGGTGGGCATGttgagaagggagaaagagggagtcAAATTCTACTTGATACTCCCCAAGAGAAAAATTCATCGTACAGCCTGGGACCAGTAGCTGAGACTCCTAACCTCTTCAAACTACCTCAGCTAAGTACATCAAGTGGTCATGGACCAGCTCATACTAAACCATTAAACAGACGCTCTGTACTAGAAAAGAATCTTATAAAAGTTACTGTTGCACCATTTAATCCAACAGTTTGTGATGTTCTGCTTGATAAGGACGAGACTGATTCATCCAAAGAGACTGAAAAACTCTCTTCCCTTGGAGAAGAGATGACAGAAGATGGTCTTAGCCCAAATGAAAGCAAACTTTGTACTGAATCCGAAGGGATCAGCCCCAGTAATTCTGCCTGGGATGGGCCCCAGCTCTCTTCTTCAAACAATAACTTTCAACAAACTGTCTCTGATAAAAATATGCCTGACAGTGAGAACCCTACGTCTGTATTCTCTCGGATCTCAGACCATTCAGAGAGTCCTTCTAATATGGAGTTATCCTGTAGAAATGGTGGTTCACACAAGTCAAGTTGTGAAATGAGATCTCTGGTTGTTTCCAGCTCATCAAACAAA CAGGATGTTCTTAACAAGGATTCTGGGAAGATGAAAGGCCATGAGAGAAGACTAGGCAAAGTCATTCCTGTTCTACAAACCAAGACCAG GACTAATGTTCCGACGTTTTCACAATCAAATCTAGAACAGCAGAAGCAGCTTTATCTCAGGAGTGTCATTGCTCATATAGAAGACCCAGAGGACACTAACCAAG aCAAAAAATACTGGAAACAGCTTTGA